From a region of the Kaistia sp. 32K genome:
- a CDS encoding ATP-binding protein: MMLTAKRFFSAAGAPADLARECEFFSSLKMRNGTFKLTRPSRFAVVEERFAPMVRARVKGPCAVLDIGASTGLTTIELADFLRAQGAVPRVVGTDLFIDAHLVDLAPGVHVLADPDGWPLQYGVAGVGIRAWVRRLDYVTLAVLPRLLARSMLRPRLRRRIAAGASLPVRMESRALVGQAIRLVENDIFVREPSFAARFDFIRAANILNLGYFRPERLRVAIANIHAYSRGPGALLLVVKTDGSKHDGTLFELGPEGDFQVLARIGRGSEIEGLVLEAAAATRQGEVS; the protein is encoded by the coding sequence ATGATGCTGACAGCGAAACGCTTCTTCTCCGCCGCCGGGGCCCCCGCCGACCTGGCGCGGGAGTGCGAGTTCTTTTCGAGCCTGAAGATGCGCAACGGCACGTTCAAGCTGACGCGGCCGTCACGCTTCGCGGTCGTCGAGGAGCGGTTCGCGCCGATGGTGCGGGCGCGCGTGAAGGGGCCCTGCGCGGTGCTCGACATCGGCGCCTCGACCGGACTGACGACGATCGAGCTTGCCGATTTCCTGCGCGCGCAAGGCGCCGTGCCGCGCGTCGTCGGCACCGATCTCTTCATCGACGCGCATCTGGTCGATCTCGCTCCGGGCGTTCACGTGCTCGCCGATCCCGATGGCTGGCCGCTGCAATATGGCGTCGCCGGCGTCGGTATCCGCGCCTGGGTGCGGCGGCTCGACTATGTCACCCTCGCGGTTCTGCCGCGCCTCCTGGCCCGCTCGATGCTGCGGCCGCGCCTGCGCCGGCGGATCGCGGCGGGGGCGTCGCTGCCGGTGCGGATGGAGAGCCGGGCGCTGGTCGGCCAGGCCATACGGCTCGTCGAGAACGACATCTTCGTCCGGGAACCGTCCTTCGCGGCGCGTTTCGATTTCATCCGCGCCGCCAACATCCTCAATCTCGGTTATTTCCGGCCCGAGCGGCTGCGCGTCGCGATCGCCAACATCCACGCCTATTCCCGGGGGCCGGGCGCGCTTCTGCTGGTCGTGAAGACCGACGGATCGAAGCATGACGGAACCCTGTTCGAACTGGGCCCGGAGGGCGACTTCCAGGTGCTCGCCCGGATCGGCAGGGGATCCGAAATCGAAGGATTGGTGCTGGAGGCCGCGGCCGCGACGCGCCAGGGGGAGGTGTCATGA
- a CDS encoding glycosyltransferase: MLSRLLRVSTEPAIVASLIDISDNHRGLEGGAVRYVPLHARSMAGALPAILRLSRLIARERPRVILCWMYHAMIAGVLAARFSGERVPVFWNVRQALDDPAALSWNTRQALRVARRLSRLPDGIIFNSSRALDQHRRFGFANQNMEVIPNGFEPVAEQPACRVPQVFGIAARLHRQKDHATFFRAAARVRQRHPAARFMAVGAGLSDDNATVRDMIAEAGLSQDSITLSGEVTDMDAFYRSIDILVLSSRTEGFPNVVAEAMSYGKPVVTTDVGDAAAVVGETGLVVPPGDAEALGEAMCRMLGIGLQDYAGLSAAARRRVDENYSLPQIARRYASFIGQA, translated from the coding sequence ATGCTTTCGCGGCTCCTGCGTGTGTCGACAGAGCCGGCCATCGTCGCTTCGCTGATCGACATCTCCGACAATCATCGCGGGCTCGAGGGCGGCGCCGTCCGCTACGTGCCGCTCCACGCCCGCTCGATGGCCGGGGCGCTGCCTGCCATTCTCCGGCTTTCGCGGCTGATCGCGCGCGAGCGGCCACGCGTCATCCTCTGCTGGATGTATCACGCCATGATCGCCGGCGTTCTGGCGGCGCGGTTTTCCGGTGAGCGCGTGCCGGTGTTCTGGAATGTCCGCCAGGCGCTGGACGATCCGGCCGCGCTCTCGTGGAACACGCGCCAGGCGCTGCGCGTGGCGCGGCGGCTCTCCCGCTTGCCGGACGGCATCATCTTCAACTCTTCGCGAGCGCTGGATCAGCATCGCCGCTTCGGCTTCGCCAACCAGAACATGGAAGTGATCCCGAACGGGTTCGAGCCGGTTGCCGAGCAGCCGGCCTGCCGCGTCCCGCAGGTTTTCGGCATCGCGGCGCGCCTGCACCGCCAGAAGGATCACGCCACCTTCTTCCGGGCTGCCGCGCGGGTTCGGCAGCGGCATCCGGCGGCGCGCTTCATGGCGGTCGGCGCCGGCCTCTCCGACGACAATGCGACCGTGCGCGACATGATCGCCGAGGCCGGCCTGTCGCAGGATTCCATCACGCTCAGCGGCGAGGTGACCGACATGGACGCCTTCTACCGCAGCATCGACATCCTCGTCCTGTCGTCGCGCACGGAAGGGTTCCCGAACGTCGTCGCCGAGGCGATGAGCTATGGCAAGCCGGTCGTCACCACCGATGTCGGCGACGCCGCGGCGGTGGTCGGGGAGACCGGGCTGGTGGTTCCGCCCGGCGATGCCGAAGCGCTCGGGGAGGCGATGTGCCGGATGCTCGGCATCGGCCTGCAGGACTATGCCGGCCTGTCGGCCGCCGCGCGTCGCCGCGTCGACGAGAACTACTCGTTGCCGCAGATCGCGCGTCGCTACGCCTCGTTCATCGGCCAGGCCTGA